The genomic DNA TTGGGCGCCAAAATTCCCAACACCGTCGACTTTGCCGACACGGTAGGTCAGGAGATTTTCGAAGAGGGTTTGTTCCAACCAGATATTGGCCATTCGGGTCGTCTCCACCCCTTCGATTGAACTGGGGTTAGTCAAAACGCCGAAGACACTGCGATTGTAGTTTCGGCCATACTGAGAAATCGCACCGACCGAAAAGGTCGCATTCTCCATCCCGATCAATTTCTCCAAGTCGAGATTCATCGTAGCGCGAGCCCGGCCGAAATATTCCGTGCCGCTATCCAATGCACCCGAAATGTCGTCATAGACGTCAAAGGTGTTATTGAGGTCGAAGGTAACGCCCTTCTCTTCGAGACTGGTGCGAGCTCCATTCCAATCGCCCAGTAGATAAGGGCGATTCATCAGGTCGTCTTCACTGAACGACTGACTGCAGAAAGCAATCATGCAGGTAACTGGGAGTATTATTCTTTTCATGTTCTATTGGGGTTAGTGTTTTTGCAGAGATATCCGGAGCGAGCGGAGTGTCTTCACACTTCGCCCGATCTGCGAATTTCCGGAAAGAGTATCTCCCGAAAAATCAGGGAGATTGATAAAGAAAACGGAACGACCGAAAAGATGCCGTCACCTGAGCCAGACAGAGCCGGCTCCTAAAAGGTTTCCATGTCCAACATGATTTTCACCGCATCATCTGGATAGGTCGCGGCAAACTCGTAGGCGGAGACAGCGCGAAAACCGTCGAAGCGGTGAGTCACCAGGGGTGCGACCGTTAGCTGACCCGACGCAATGTACTTAATCACCCGGTCATAGATATTCGCATAGCGAAACACCGTGACGAAATCGATACCCTTGACCTGGGCCGAAACAATATCGATCGGAGCCGGCTTTTGCGGCATCCCGACCAGAACGACTCTTCCCGCCGGGGCTAGGTAGGAAATCATTCCGGCGATCACCTTCTCGCTCCCGCTGGCTTCGAAAACGAGGTTAACTCCTTTTCCAGAGGTTACCCGATCCACCTCTGCAGCCAAATCCTCCTCGGCTGAGTTTACGGGAACAATCGGGACGTCCAGCTGATTCCGAATAAAGTCCAGTTTCGCCCGCTTAATGTCGGCCACGATGACTTGAGAGCATCCGGCAGCCAGAGCCGCAAGCGCAGTCACGATTCCGATCGTTCCGGCACCAAACACAAGAGCAATGTCTCCAGGAACCACTTGCGCCCTCTTTGCCGAAAATACTCCAACGGCCAAAGGTTCAACCAATGCCCCCTCCTCGTAGCTCACATTGTCGGGCAAACGAAAGGTGAGCGATTCGGGATGAACGACGCTTTCGCAAGTGCAACCGTGCACTGGCGGAGTCGCCCAGAAGCGAACGTCCGGATCGAGGTTATAATTTCCCGCGAGCACAGCGGGACTCCACTGCCGCGGAATTCCCGGCTCCATGCAAACCCGGTCGCCGACTTTCAGGGATTTTACCGCCGAACCGATTTCCGTGATCTCTCCCGATGCCTCATGACCCAGGATCATGGGCTCTTTGACCACGAATTGGCCAATCGCGCCATGCTCGTAGTAATGGACGTCGCTGCCACAGATGCCAACTCGCCGCGGGGCGATTCGAACATCGTTGGGACCGAGATCCTGGTTAATAATGATTTCGCGAAGGGATAGATCACGAGGTTCTTCGAGGACGAGTGCCTTCATAGCTTTGCTTTCTTTTCAGGGGGTGGGGGTTTGCCGGAGATCATTCTAGGGGAAATACTCTTCCGACTGCTTTCGCCGCGCTCGGCGAATTACTGAATGATCGAAAAATTCTC from Puniceicoccus vermicola includes the following:
- a CDS encoding NAD(P)-dependent alcohol dehydrogenase — translated: MKALVLEEPRDLSLREIIINQDLGPNDVRIAPRRVGICGSDVHYYEHGAIGQFVVKEPMILGHEASGEITEIGSAVKSLKVGDRVCMEPGIPRQWSPAVLAGNYNLDPDVRFWATPPVHGCTCESVVHPESLTFRLPDNVSYEEGALVEPLAVGVFSAKRAQVVPGDIALVFGAGTIGIVTALAALAAGCSQVIVADIKRAKLDFIRNQLDVPIVPVNSAEEDLAAEVDRVTSGKGVNLVFEASGSEKVIAGMISYLAPAGRVVLVGMPQKPAPIDIVSAQVKGIDFVTVFRYANIYDRVIKYIASGQLTVAPLVTHRFDGFRAVSAYEFAATYPDDAVKIMLDMETF